CCGCCTGCAGGCGGTCCACCAGCTCCGGGCGGGTCTTGTCGCGCTCGCCCCAGCGGGCCGGGTCGATCATCGTCGCGCTCGCGGCGGCCTCCGCGTCCGCGCGGAACGGTCCCGGCAGCGCCCGCACCAGCTTGCGCAACGCCGCCTTCGCCTCGTCCGACTCCGCCACCGGCCCGGCGAGCAGGAACAACGCCCGCGCCTCAGCCGCCGACAACCCGCTCAGGTCCGTCCGCGCCCCACCGACGAGCGACCACCCGCCGCCGCGGCCGGGTTGTGGATAAACCGGGATCCCGGCTGTGGACAACGCCTCCAGATCACGGCGCGCGGTCGCCACCGACACTTCCAGTTCGGCGGCCAGTTCGGCGGCCGTGATCCGGCCGCGGGCCTGCATCAGCAGCACCGCGGAGATCAACCGGTCGGCTCGCACGAATTCCTCCGGAGAAGTGCTCAATTGGTGAGCACTTTAGGCGCGAGCCTGGGTCCTGTCACCGGAGAAAGGACCCGAAAATGTTGCGAGGACTCACCACAGTCACCTACTACGCCGACGACGTCGAGGCCGCCGGCCGCTGGTACCGCGAAGTGCTCGGCGCCGAGCCGTACTTCCGCCGCCCGCTGGACGGCCCGCCGGCCTACCTCGAATTCCGCATCGGCGACCACCAGCACGAACTCGGCCTCAAGGACAGCCGCTACGCGCCGGAGAAGCCGGGCCCGAACGGCGCGATCGTCTACTGGCATGTGGACGACGTCGAGGCCGCCTTCCGGCGGCTGCTCGACCTCGGCGCCACCGAGCACGAGAAGCCCATCGAACGCGGGCCGGGGTTCGTCACGGCGTCCGTGGTGGACCCGTTCGGCAACGTGCTCGGCGTGATGTTCAACCAGCACTACCTGGACATGCTGCGATGACCACGCACAGCGCGCGCACCGCGGCGGAGTGGCGGGACTGGCTGGCCGCGCACAGCGGCACCGAGCGGGAGATCTGGCTGGTCATCCAGCACAAGGACAGCCCGGTGCCGAGCATCGGCTACGGCGAGGCGATCGAACAGGCGCTGTGCTTCGGCTGGATCGACAGCCACGCCCGCAAGCACGACGCGACCAGCTTCCGGCTGCGCTTCACCCGCGGCGGCCGGGCAGCAACTGGAGCCGGGTGAACCAGGAGCGCGCCGCGCGGATGATCGAGCGGGGCCTGATGACCGAGCGCGGCCAGGAGCAGATCGACCTGGCCAAGGCCCGCGGCGCCGTCCCACCGCGGCCCGTGAGCCCCGAGGTGTGCGCTAGTCGCGCAGGCGGCTCTTCTGGATCTTCCCCGCGGGGGTGAGCGGCAGGCTGTCCCGCACGACGATCTCCTTCGGCACCTTGTAGTCGGCGATCTTCCCGGCGCAGAACGACTTCAGGTCCTCGGCGGTCGCGGTGGCCCCTGGCGCGAGCACCACGTAGTAGCGGCCGATCTCGCCGAGCACCGGGTCGGGCACCCCGATCCCGGCGGCCAGCACGACGTCCGGGTGCGCGGTGAGCACGTTTTCGACCTCCACCGGGTACACGTTGAACCCGCCCTGCACGAACATCTCCTTGGCCCGCCCACGCAGCCGCACCGCGCCGGTGTCCGTCACGGTCGCGAGGTCGCCGGTGCGCAGCCAGCCGCCGGCGAAGGCCTCGGCCGTCTCCCGCGGGCGGCCGTGGTAGCCGGCCATCAGCGACGGCGACCGGACCAGCAGCTCCCCGGTCTCACCCGCCGGCAGGTCCGCTCCGGCCGGGCCGGCGACCCTGATCTCGACGTCCGGCAGCGGGTGCCCGACCGTGGTCGCGGTCGTGTCGAAGTCGTCGTCCCATGCCGTCATCAACACGGCGCCCGCCGTCTCGCTCAGCCCGTAGAGGTTCATCACCCTGGCGCCCGGGAACCGGGCGTGCAGGCGCTCCAGCAGGGCGGGCTCGGCGTTCGCGCCGCCGGTGACGACCAGCCGCACCGCCGAGGTGTCCACCGCGTCCAGCTCCGGACGGTTGAGCAGCAGCGTGTGCATCGTGGGCACCCCGACCCACAGGGTGAGGCCCGCGGTGGCGAAGAGGCCGGCGATCTCGCGCGGGTCGAAGGCGGGCAGCAGGACCGCGCGCGCCCGGGTGACGAGCGCGCTCAGGACGCAACAGGTGATCCCGCTGACGTGGTTGAGCGGCACGGCGACCGGCAGGACGTCGTGCTCGGTCATGCGCATGTGCCTGGCCTGCGAGCGAGCCGCCGCGAGCTGGCCGCGGTGGGTGAGGACGGCGCCCTTGGGCGTGCCGGTGGTGCCCGAGGTGTAGATGATCATCACCGGGTCGTCCGGGGTGACCGCTGCCCTTGCCTCCGCCGTCGGCCCGTCGACCAGGAGGTCGTCGAAGGTCAGGCCGTCGCCGCCGAAGGTCACCACGGTTTCCACGAGCCCGGCGAGCAGCGCGGGGAAGTCGACGCCGTCGTGCGAGGGCACGGTGACCACCAGGCGCGCTCCGGAATCACGCAGCATGTGGGCGAGTTCGTTCTCCCGGTAGCGCACGCTCAGGCCCACCACGACCGCGCCGATCTTGGCCGCGGCGAAGTAGACCACGAGCCATTCCGGCGTGGTGGGGCCGAGGACGGCGATCCGGTCGCCGTGGCGGATCCCGTGCCGCAGCAGGCCGGCCGCGAACCGGTCGGACAGCCGGTCCATCTCGGCGAACCCGATCTCGCGGCCACCGGCCAGCCAGCCGACGGCGTCCGGGTCCGCGCCGGCGTCGGCGAGTGCGTCGAAGATCCGGTCCGTCATCGGTCCTCCGGGGGCAGGCGCTTCCACCGCGGTCGGGTGGTGGAACCAGGTTCTCGCGGTCGACCGCGCAGATCAACAGCGCCGGGTCTCAGGAGTCGATGCCGGCCCAGACCTCCAGCTGGATGCCGTCCGGGTCGCGGAACACGACGACCGCGGAGCCGGGCAGCGTGCGCGACTGCTTGGCCGGGCTGTACTCGACCCCGTAGTCGGCGAGCCGCTGCTCCCACTGCTTCAGCTCGGCGAAGGTGGGCACGGTGAACGCGACGTGGTCCAGCCCGGTCCGGCGCTCGTCGAACGGGCCGCGCTCGGTGTCCGGGTGCTGCAGCAGGACCACCGAGAACGCGTCGCCGGGGGCCTGGAGCAGCACCTTCCGCAGGCCGCTCTCCGGATCCTCCCGCCGCCCGGTCTCCCGCAGGTCGAGCACGCGCTCGTACCAGGGCACACTCCGGTCGACGTCGGTCACCGTGAGCGCCAAG
The window above is part of the Amycolatopsis thermoflava N1165 genome. Proteins encoded here:
- a CDS encoding YdeI/OmpD-associated family protein, whose amino-acid sequence is MTTHSARTAAEWRDWLAAHSGTEREIWLVIQHKDSPVPSIGYGEAIEQALCFGWIDSHARKHDATSFRLRFTRGGRAATGAG
- a CDS encoding VOC family protein → MLRGLTTVTYYADDVEAAGRWYREVLGAEPYFRRPLDGPPAYLEFRIGDHQHELGLKDSRYAPEKPGPNGAIVYWHVDDVEAAFRRLLDLGATEHEKPIERGPGFVTASVVDPFGNVLGVMFNQHYLDMLR
- a CDS encoding VOC family protein, which codes for MSKLTGVHHLALTVTDVDRSVPWYERVLDLRETGRREDPESGLRKVLLQAPGDAFSVVLLQHPDTERGPFDERRTGLDHVAFTVPTFAELKQWEQRLADYGVEYSPAKQSRTLPGSAVVVFRDPDGIQLEVWAGIDS
- a CDS encoding class I adenylate-forming enzyme family protein codes for the protein MTDRIFDALADAGADPDAVGWLAGGREIGFAEMDRLSDRFAAGLLRHGIRHGDRIAVLGPTTPEWLVVYFAAAKIGAVVVGLSVRYRENELAHMLRDSGARLVVTVPSHDGVDFPALLAGLVETVVTFGGDGLTFDDLLVDGPTAEARAAVTPDDPVMIIYTSGTTGTPKGAVLTHRGQLAAARSQARHMRMTEHDVLPVAVPLNHVSGITCCVLSALVTRARAVLLPAFDPREIAGLFATAGLTLWVGVPTMHTLLLNRPELDAVDTSAVRLVVTGGANAEPALLERLHARFPGARVMNLYGLSETAGAVLMTAWDDDFDTTATTVGHPLPDVEIRVAGPAGADLPAGETGELLVRSPSLMAGYHGRPRETAEAFAGGWLRTGDLATVTDTGAVRLRGRAKEMFVQGGFNVYPVEVENVLTAHPDVVLAAGIGVPDPVLGEIGRYYVVLAPGATATAEDLKSFCAGKIADYKVPKEIVVRDSLPLTPAGKIQKSRLRD